In Aciduliprofundum sp. MAR08-339, a single window of DNA contains:
- a CDS encoding alanyl-tRNA editing protein, whose product MDEDIRTHTALHILKGAVVKVLNAKWTASVYVNGSHGRLTVKCNRKPSEDEIREIEYLANEKIRENAPIKVYTLPREEAERLFGEEMYDLFPVPESIKVLKVVEIEGWNVNACNKEHTKTTGEVGSIKIRKTRFRRSKELLEISFDVE is encoded by the coding sequence ATGGACGAGGATATAAGAACCCACACAGCCCTCCATATACTCAAGGGCGCCGTGGTAAAGGTACTCAACGCAAAATGGACGGCTAGCGTGTATGTGAATGGCAGCCACGGAAGGCTAACTGTGAAATGCAACAGAAAACCCTCAGAAGATGAAATAAGGGAAATCGAATACCTTGCAAATGAGAAAATAAGGGAAAATGCACCCATAAAGGTGTACACCCTTCCAAGGGAGGAGGCCGAACGATTATTCGGTGAAGAGATGTACGATCTTTTTCCGGTTCCTGAAAGCATAAAGGTTCTAAAAGTGGTCGAGATAGAGGGCTGGAACGTCAATGCCTGCAACAAGGAGCACACAAAAACCACTGGCGAGGTTGGCTCAATAAAAATAAGAAAAACAAGATTCAGAAGGTCAAAGGAACTCCTTGAGATAAGTTTCGATGTGGAGTGA
- a CDS encoding AAA family ATPase yields MPVILLVGMPGAGKEEFVKVAIQMGYDVVRMGDVVREHVSSLGFELRDEIVGKIAHEEREMHGIDVWAWRTLEKIKGSRKILIDGVRCIEEVEVFKGELGEEVHLVGIFAPRKVRFERILHRGRKDDVRTWDEFVRREMRELQWGLGNVFALSDHMLLNMGTLEEFHGNVREFLLTLDKE; encoded by the coding sequence ATGCCGGTTATTCTCCTTGTTGGTATGCCAGGTGCAGGGAAGGAAGAGTTTGTGAAAGTCGCAATTCAGATGGGTTATGATGTTGTTAGGATGGGTGATGTTGTGCGCGAACACGTATCATCCCTTGGGTTTGAGTTGAGGGATGAAATAGTGGGAAAAATTGCACATGAGGAGAGGGAAATGCATGGTATTGATGTCTGGGCTTGGAGAACTTTGGAGAAGATAAAGGGGAGCAGAAAAATCCTCATTGATGGGGTCAGATGCATTGAGGAGGTTGAAGTGTTTAAAGGAGAACTTGGAGAGGAGGTGCACCTTGTGGGTATATTTGCCCCCAGAAAGGTCAGATTTGAGAGGATTCTGCATAGGGGCAGAAAAGATGATGTGCGTACATGGGATGAGTTTGTCCGCAGGGAGATGAGAGAACTTCAATGGGGACTTGGAAATGTGTTCGCCCTTTCGGATCACATGCTTCTAAACATGGGTACCCTGGAGGAGTTTCACGGAAATGTCAGGGAATTTCTCCTCACTCTTGATAAAGAGTAG
- the folP gene encoding dihydropteroate synthase: MFNPLVFHGNQGAKDMMCKIGVSKEGTEIMDKKSRFFILKLENLPLKGALLLKQEALAAGMECALPWCTAALNCEETDAVLFGTERQFEILMEKMKLQPFKGKTIAEEMHSAIENFQREKYTIRAREYRVSIPPTKIMGILNVTPNSFSDGGKYLDVNSAVSRAREMVREGVDIIDVGGESSRPFSEPVSEEEELRRIIPVIEELEDIKVPVSVDTYKPKVAEEALKRGASMVNDIYGLRKEGMAKVVADYDAAVVIMHMKGEPKNMQRNPYYEDTIGEIAKFLRDRVEFALRYGIEEDRIIIDPGIGFGKRVEDNLRILKYISAFKSLGFPILLGASRKSYMGKLFNLDVQDRLETTLASDVMAVMGGASIIRIHDVKENVRAIRMVEKIMEVGI, encoded by the coding sequence ATGTTCAATCCCCTCGTATTCCACGGAAATCAGGGTGCAAAGGATATGATGTGCAAGATTGGTGTGAGCAAGGAGGGCACAGAAATAATGGACAAAAAATCTAGATTCTTCATTCTGAAACTTGAGAATCTTCCACTCAAAGGTGCCCTACTTTTGAAGCAGGAGGCTCTGGCGGCGGGTATGGAATGTGCCTTACCCTGGTGCACCGCAGCCCTCAACTGCGAGGAGACGGATGCCGTTCTTTTCGGCACAGAGAGGCAGTTTGAGATTCTCATGGAGAAGATGAAATTACAGCCTTTCAAGGGCAAAACCATTGCGGAGGAGATGCACAGCGCCATTGAAAATTTTCAGAGAGAAAAATATACCATAAGGGCCAGAGAGTACAGAGTCTCAATACCACCAACAAAAATAATGGGCATACTCAATGTCACTCCCAATTCCTTCTCTGATGGGGGCAAGTACCTTGATGTGAATAGCGCCGTGTCCCGGGCCAGGGAAATGGTCAGAGAGGGAGTGGACATAATTGATGTTGGAGGTGAATCCTCACGCCCATTCTCCGAGCCAGTGAGTGAAGAAGAGGAACTCAGAAGGATCATTCCGGTAATTGAAGAACTGGAAGATATCAAGGTACCAGTATCTGTGGATACCTACAAGCCTAAAGTGGCAGAGGAGGCTCTCAAGAGGGGGGCAAGCATGGTCAACGACATATACGGGCTGAGAAAAGAGGGAATGGCGAAGGTTGTGGCAGATTATGACGCTGCCGTGGTTATTATGCATATGAAGGGTGAGCCAAAGAACATGCAGAGAAATCCATACTACGAGGACACGATTGGGGAAATTGCAAAATTTCTGCGGGATAGAGTTGAATTTGCCCTCAGATATGGAATAGAGGAGGACAGGATAATAATTGATCCTGGAATTGGGTTCGGCAAGAGGGTTGAGGATAATCTCCGCATATTGAAGTACATCTCTGCCTTCAAATCCCTGGGCTTTCCCATTCTCTTAGGCGCATCCAGAAAAAGTTACATGGGTAAACTCTTCAATCTGGATGTGCAGGACAGATTGGAAACCACGCTGGCCAGCGATGTTATGGCGGTTATGGGTGGAGCATCTATAATCAGGATCCACGATGTTAAGGAAAATGTTAGGGCCATAAGAATGGTGGAGAAAATCATGGAAGTGGGAATATGA
- the infB gene encoding translation initiation factor IF-2, which translates to MIRQPIVSVLGHVDHGKTTLLDKIRGTSVAKKEAGAITQHIGATEVPIEAIYRICGNLIKKKFKIPGLLFIDTPGHEAFTTLRARGGALADIAVLVIDINEGIMPQTIESINILKRYRTPFVIAANKIDLIYGWKNADNMPFILAIQKQKEEVQQAIDEKIYGIVEKLYELGFSSERYDRIADFTQNVAIIPMSAKKGIGIADLLLVLVGLAQRFLEKNLHTEDGPGEGTVLEVKEERGLGKTIDVILYSGTIRKGDTIVVGSTDEPIVTKIKAILKPKPLDEMRDPRDRFLSVDEVHAAAGIKIAAPNLERALAGSPVLVANENLDDALRRVRKETGIHIEIQEEGIIIKADALGSLEALAYELKQEGIPIKMADIGDISKRDIVNAQTIGNPLYRVILGFNVKILPDAENEAEKIKIFTNNVVYKLIEDYEEWAQEKERELEAEKRMDITFPGKFKILPEYIFRLSKPAIVGVRVLGGRIRVGQRILRDDGRVVGRIKSIRKGDNNITEAIMGEEVAIAIDGVTVGRQIKAGETYYIDIPEEHAKKLFKMNLKYEDKEVLEEIARIKRGEKPFWGL; encoded by the coding sequence ATGATAAGGCAGCCCATCGTGAGCGTTCTGGGCCATGTTGACCATGGCAAGACCACACTTCTGGATAAGATAAGGGGCACCTCCGTGGCAAAAAAAGAGGCAGGTGCAATAACCCAGCACATAGGGGCAACCGAGGTGCCCATTGAGGCAATATATCGTATATGTGGAAATCTCATCAAGAAAAAGTTCAAAATCCCAGGACTGCTGTTCATCGACACCCCTGGACATGAGGCATTCACCACATTGAGGGCAAGAGGAGGGGCACTGGCAGACATAGCCGTGCTCGTTATCGATATAAATGAGGGTATAATGCCCCAGACCATTGAGAGCATAAATATCCTGAAGAGGTATCGCACTCCCTTTGTTATCGCAGCCAACAAGATAGATCTAATCTACGGATGGAAAAATGCAGACAACATGCCATTCATTTTGGCAATTCAGAAGCAAAAGGAGGAGGTGCAGCAGGCGATCGATGAGAAGATATACGGCATAGTGGAGAAATTGTACGAACTCGGGTTTTCCTCAGAGAGATACGATAGGATTGCGGATTTCACGCAGAACGTTGCAATTATACCCATGAGTGCAAAGAAGGGTATAGGCATTGCAGACCTTTTGCTCGTTCTTGTAGGACTTGCCCAGAGGTTTCTTGAAAAAAATTTGCACACCGAAGATGGTCCCGGGGAGGGAACTGTGCTGGAGGTAAAGGAGGAGCGTGGCCTGGGCAAAACTATCGATGTGATCCTCTACTCAGGAACAATCAGAAAGGGAGATACCATCGTGGTTGGAAGTACAGATGAACCGATAGTCACGAAGATAAAGGCGATACTTAAGCCAAAGCCCCTGGACGAGATGCGTGACCCGAGAGATAGATTTCTCAGTGTTGATGAGGTTCACGCTGCAGCAGGTATAAAAATAGCCGCACCGAACCTTGAAAGAGCCCTGGCAGGATCTCCTGTGCTGGTGGCCAATGAAAATCTTGACGACGCGCTTAGAAGGGTGAGAAAGGAGACAGGTATACATATAGAGATCCAGGAGGAGGGCATCATAATAAAGGCGGATGCACTCGGCTCTCTGGAGGCCCTTGCCTACGAACTCAAACAGGAAGGCATACCAATAAAAATGGCAGATATAGGAGATATAAGCAAAAGAGATATAGTGAATGCCCAGACAATTGGCAATCCACTGTACCGAGTGATCCTCGGATTCAACGTTAAGATTCTTCCGGATGCTGAAAATGAGGCTGAAAAAATAAAAATATTCACCAACAACGTTGTGTACAAACTCATAGAGGACTATGAAGAATGGGCCCAGGAGAAGGAGAGAGAACTTGAGGCGGAGAAGAGAATGGATATAACCTTCCCGGGTAAGTTCAAGATCCTGCCAGAGTACATATTCAGGCTGAGCAAACCTGCCATTGTAGGGGTGCGCGTTTTAGGGGGTAGGATCCGCGTGGGGCAGAGAATACTGCGGGATGATGGACGCGTTGTGGGGCGCATAAAGAGCATAAGAAAAGGAGATAATAACATCACAGAGGCAATAATGGGCGAGGAGGTAGCCATAGCCATAGATGGCGTTACCGTTGGAAGACAGATAAAGGCGGGAGAGACATATTACATAGATATCCCCGAGGAACATGCAAAAAAACTGTTCAAGATGAACTTAAAATACGAGGATAAAGAGGTTCTTGAAGAAATTGCCAGAATAAAGAGAGGAGAGAAACCTTTCTGGGGGTTGTAA
- a CDS encoding mechanosensitive ion channel family protein has protein sequence MRGTVAIVLLLIVILPLATAQVLPSSGSVKLRGGEEVSLSFSIVNTRNESVFFVINSPQINGWKINVTPSNGIIHSMGSQVVKIHLRAPKSYGVSDFNLPFEVSVYDENGEVVRYIYSLHVSFLSTPFYLFEIPWPASFGYWATFLNVILTWVIITLILYIVFPYLKKIAKITKTELDDIIVEILHKPITVWVISYGLTTALLTLSPLNWLFPLIIEIYNIIVVVIVTWLAYRFFKDIVIRYMFHLSKGKRGDLENVLIPILEKLGIVTIGTLGGLMILQVMGVNVSVLLASMGIAGIVLGLAAQQTLGNFFSGLHILIDKAFRIGDLIMLEDSDGVYRVLDVGVRSTRLYEIFSNTVVFVPNSKLAAQNIINFNRPNNRMKVRIDVGVSYGSDVSKVIHVLKDIALSHPGVMRGGEYEPQVIFREFGSSSLNFSLYVWIEDVMKQWEVPSEIRQEIVNRFRKEGIEIPFPQVDVHIKPVRPNS, from the coding sequence ATGAGAGGAACTGTTGCAATTGTGCTGTTGCTGATCGTTATTTTGCCCCTTGCCACGGCTCAGGTGTTGCCCTCTTCGGGCAGTGTTAAATTGAGAGGTGGTGAGGAAGTGAGCCTGAGCTTTTCTATTGTGAATACACGCAATGAATCGGTGTTTTTTGTGATAAATTCTCCACAGATCAATGGCTGGAAGATCAATGTTACTCCCTCCAACGGCATAATACATTCCATGGGTTCTCAGGTGGTGAAAATCCACTTAAGGGCACCCAAGAGTTACGGTGTTAGTGACTTCAATTTACCATTTGAAGTTTCTGTTTACGATGAAAATGGAGAGGTTGTGAGGTACATTTACTCCCTACATGTTTCCTTTCTTTCAACGCCCTTTTATCTTTTTGAAATACCCTGGCCTGCGAGTTTCGGGTACTGGGCCACATTTCTCAATGTTATTCTTACCTGGGTCATAATAACGTTGATCCTCTACATTGTGTTCCCTTATCTAAAGAAAATTGCAAAGATAACAAAGACGGAGTTGGATGATATCATAGTGGAGATCCTGCATAAACCTATTACCGTATGGGTGATATCTTACGGACTCACCACAGCACTTCTTACTTTGTCCCCTTTAAATTGGTTGTTCCCTCTGATCATCGAGATTTACAACATAATAGTGGTTGTCATAGTCACATGGCTGGCTTACAGATTCTTCAAGGACATAGTTATCCGTTATATGTTCCATCTCTCTAAGGGTAAGCGTGGAGATCTGGAAAACGTTCTCATACCTATACTTGAGAAACTCGGCATTGTTACCATAGGAACCCTCGGTGGGTTGATGATCCTGCAGGTAATGGGAGTGAATGTCAGTGTTCTTCTGGCAAGTATGGGCATTGCGGGCATAGTGTTGGGTCTTGCAGCCCAGCAAACCTTGGGTAATTTTTTCTCTGGATTGCACATTCTTATCGATAAAGCCTTCAGAATTGGAGATTTGATCATGCTTGAGGATAGTGATGGAGTTTATCGTGTGCTGGATGTGGGTGTTAGAAGCACGAGGCTCTACGAGATATTCTCAAACACCGTTGTTTTCGTGCCCAACAGTAAACTTGCCGCCCAGAATATAATCAATTTCAATAGGCCAAACAACAGGATGAAGGTTCGTATAGATGTGGGCGTGTCATACGGAAGTGATGTTTCAAAGGTTATCCATGTGCTGAAGGATATAGCCCTATCCCATCCAGGAGTTATGCGTGGAGGCGAGTATGAACCACAGGTCATATTCAGAGAATTTGGCTCATCAAGTTTGAATTTTTCCCTCTACGTTTGGATTGAGGATGTTATGAAGCAGTGGGAGGTGCCCAGTGAGATTAGGCAGGAGATAGTGAACCGTTTCAGAAAGGAGGGCATAGAGATACCGTTCCCACAGGTGGATGTGCACATAAAGCCAGTAAGGCCAAACTCCTAA
- a CDS encoding NCS2 family permease, with protein MSWSEKLDSYFKISEHGSTVRTEIVAGFTTFMTMAYIIFVNPAILSQTGMPFAPLVTTTVLASALATVIMGLYAKKPYALAPGMGLNAYFTYTVVIAMGYTWQVALAAVFIEGLIFIALSVTKVRTWVANSFPTNLKYSIGAGIGLFLTFIGLNNASIIRYTADKLLPNHQVVGVVISMNYLNLPSVAIALFGITITIIFLVNRIKGALLWGILSSTVAAVIWASISPWAASNLYPSGFSLPSSPVSLPASIAPIALHMDFGGLMAAGALGVIFAFLMVDFFDTLGTVTGLSAKVGDLDEKGNIPEKPLTRMLLTDALGTTFGALMGTSTVTTYIESAAGVEEGGRTGLTSVVVSLLFLTGLFITPIIALVPSAATAPALILVGLFMLSNMRNVNFEDYTEYIPAFMTLIVMPFTYNISNGIGAGIIAYVITKIASRRVREISPLMYILAVIFAIYFLWLYWLH; from the coding sequence ATGAGTTGGTCTGAAAAACTGGACTCATATTTTAAAATTAGTGAACATGGCTCAACGGTGAGAACAGAGATTGTAGCAGGTTTCACCACCTTTATGACCATGGCATACATTATTTTCGTGAACCCCGCAATTTTGAGCCAGACTGGCATGCCCTTTGCCCCCCTCGTGACCACAACAGTACTGGCTTCTGCACTTGCCACTGTGATAATGGGCCTTTACGCAAAAAAGCCCTACGCTCTGGCTCCGGGAATGGGTTTAAACGCGTATTTCACATACACTGTTGTAATCGCCATGGGCTACACCTGGCAAGTTGCCCTGGCAGCGGTTTTCATTGAGGGTCTGATTTTCATCGCCCTTTCAGTGACCAAAGTTAGAACTTGGGTGGCAAACTCGTTCCCGACAAATCTAAAGTACTCAATAGGAGCAGGCATAGGTCTTTTCCTCACATTCATAGGACTAAACAACGCGAGCATAATAAGGTACACGGCAGATAAACTCCTTCCAAACCACCAGGTAGTGGGTGTGGTAATCTCAATGAACTACCTTAATCTACCCTCAGTGGCCATAGCACTGTTTGGAATCACCATAACCATAATATTTCTGGTGAACAGGATAAAGGGTGCATTGCTATGGGGCATACTGAGCTCAACCGTGGCGGCGGTCATCTGGGCCTCCATAAGTCCATGGGCTGCATCCAATTTATATCCATCTGGATTCTCCCTACCATCCTCACCGGTATCCCTTCCCGCATCAATTGCACCAATAGCACTGCATATGGACTTTGGCGGGCTTATGGCTGCCGGAGCTCTCGGGGTGATATTCGCATTTTTAATGGTGGATTTCTTTGATACACTTGGCACGGTAACGGGCCTGAGCGCGAAGGTCGGTGATCTGGATGAGAAGGGAAACATCCCAGAGAAACCACTGACAAGAATGCTGCTAACAGACGCTTTGGGGACAACCTTCGGCGCACTTATGGGAACATCAACTGTAACAACATACATAGAGAGTGCAGCGGGTGTTGAGGAAGGAGGACGTACAGGACTAACAAGCGTTGTGGTTTCTCTGCTCTTCCTAACCGGATTGTTCATCACACCCATAATTGCCCTGGTTCCATCTGCCGCAACTGCACCTGCGTTGATACTCGTGGGCCTGTTCATGCTCTCAAACATGCGCAATGTGAATTTTGAGGACTACACAGAGTACATACCCGCGTTTATGACCCTTATAGTGATGCCATTCACCTACAACATATCCAACGGCATAGGTGCAGGTATAATCGCATATGTGATAACAAAAATAGCGTCCAGGAGAGTCAGGGAGATAAGCCCTCTGATGTACATTCTCGCCGTCATATTCGCCATATACTTCCTATGGCTCTACTGGCTCCACTAA